The nucleotide window AGGTTTCTGGACCAGACCGGCGAAGAGCGTCCCGCCGTGGAGGTCCGATGAGTGCGGCGGTCACGGGCACACCCGCCTCCGGCGCGGCCCAGACCGCAGTCCGTTTCCCGCTGGCCAGCCTGAAGCAGGTCCGGCGCGAAGTCGTACGACAGCTGGGCCGGGTACACAACGCGAAACGGTGGTTCGTGCTGGCCGTGGTGCTGCTCAGCCTGGGCTCGTACGCGACCGTGCTGGCACCGCAGTTGCTGGGGCAGATCGTCGACCTGGTCTCCGGCGAGGGCAGTGGCCGGCCGATGTGGCTGATCGGTGCCGAGCTGGTCTTCGTGGCCGTCGCCGGCGCTGTGATGAGCGCGGCCGGCTATTACCTGGTGGCCCGGCTGTCCGAACGGGTGATCGCCACCCTCCGCCAGGACATGGTCGGAACCGCGCTGGGGCTGCCCACCCATCAGGTCGAGGACGCCGGAACCGGCGACCTGGTCAGCCGGTCCACCGACGACGTCGCTGAGCTGTCCGCGGCCGTCACCGAGACGCTGCCGACCCTGTCCACGTCGCTGTTCTCGATCGTCGTCACCGTGATCGCGCTGTTCACGTTGAACTGGCACTTCCTGATCATCCCGGTCGTGGTCGCCCCGGTGTACTACCTGGCCGCGCGGATCTACCTGGCCAGGGCGCCGAAGCGGTACGCCGCGGAGCGGGCCGCGATGGCCGAACGGGCCCGTCGAGTGCTCGAAGCCATCCGCGGTCGCGCGACGGTGCGGGCGTTCTCGATGGAGGACCGGATGCACGTCGAGATCGGGGACGCGTCCTGGAGCGTCGTCCGCAAGGGCATCCGGGCTCGTACCACGATGCTGGTGCTCAACACCTGGATGCTCGCCATCGAATTCCTGATGCTCAGCCTCGCGTTGGCGGTCGGCTACTACCTGGTGTCGGCCGACGCCCTGACGGTCGGCGCGGTGACCGGGGCGGTGCTGATGATCATCCGGCTGCGCGGGCCGATGAACACGTTCATGCGGGTGCTCGACGTCGTCCAGTCCGGGTACGCGTCGCTGGCCCGGATCGTGGGGGTGGTGTCCGACCCGCCGATCCCGGTGCCCGACAGCGGCGTCGACGCGCCGCGTGGCCGGGTGGAGCTGCGCAACGTCAGCTTCAGCTACGGCGGCGGTTGGGCCGTACGCAACGTCAACCTCACCATCGATCCGGGGCAGACCGTCGCCATCGTCGGCGCCTCCGGTGCCGGCAAGACCACAGTGGCGGCGTTGCTGGCGGGTCTGCGGGTGCCGGACGAGGGCGAGGTGCTCGTCGACGGCTTCCCGGTCTCCCAACTCTCCGATCGCGAACGCATCGCCCGGCTCGCCACCGTCAGCCAGGAGGTGCATGTCTTCTCCGGTACGTTGCGGCAGGACCTGACCCTGGCCAAACCCGACGCCACCGACGACGAACTTCACTCGGCGCTCGACCGGGTGCACGCGCACTCCTGGTTCGATCGGCTCCCGTCGGGTCTGGACACCGTCGTCGGCGCCCGCGGTCTGCAGCTGGAGCCGGTCGCCGCGCAGCAGCTGGCACTGGCCCGGATCCTGCTCCTGGACCCGGCCATCGTGGTGATGGACGAGGCCACCGCCGAGGCGGGCTCGGCCGGTGCGGGTGCGTTGGAGGACGCCGCCGACGAGGTCACCCACGGCCGATCCGCGCTGGTGGTCGCGCACCGCCTCGACCAGGCATCCCAGGCCGACAACATCCTGGTGATGGACGGCGGTGAAGTGGTCGAACGCGGCACCCACGACCAGCTGCTCGCCGCCGGCGGCATCTACCAACGCCTGTGGTCGGCCTGGAGCGCCGGCCGCCGTGAACTCGACGCCGACCCGGTCTGACGCGGGAGGGAGCGCTAACGAGCGCGGTCCATGAGTTGCGATGGGCGCTTGGCGACAAGCGTCTCCCAAGCCCTCAGCCGCAGGCTTGACTGGCTTTACTTGACTGGCTTTACTTGGTGAGGGACCTGTCGGTGGGGAGGGTGATCCGAAGCATGGTTGAGGTTCGGGAGCGTGGTGAACGCAGGATTTCCCGCGACGAGTACCGGGATCGCATCCTGCGCGCGGTGGATGACCGCGTCGCCTCGTTGATCTTGATGTCCGAGCGGACCGCGACTCCTGCGCCGTCAGCGGAGGAGGTCATCCGAGAGATCTTGGATCTTCCGGCGCTTGCGGCGGCACCGAGCGAGCTCGGCGAGGAGGTCGGCCCCTTCTATGACACTTCAGGGGTCACAAAACTGTTGCATGTCACCAAGCAGGCGGTCGGCGACCGTATCCGCAACGGCACGATCCTGGCGCTGACCACGTCGGATCGGAAGACAGTGTTTCCGGTGTTTCAGTTCGACGGCGGCAAAGTCAGCCCGCGGCTGGGCCCGGCTATCAGGGCGTTGAGCGGCCTGCCGCGCTGGTCGGTCGCGTTGTGGTTCGTGACGTCCAGCGACGATCTTGGCGAGAGGACTCCGCTGGAGTGGTCGAACGCTGGCTTTTCGGTCGACGAGCTGACGCTTGCGGCACAACGTGCCGCCCGGGACTGGAGATAGGCCGACGTGGCCCGCGCAGACCTGGCTCAGCAATTGCCTCCAGCCCGGACGGCACTCAACGGATTGCCCACCGGCACGGTTTCTCGGAAGCGAGGTTGGTTGCGGGAGCATCAGTTCCGCAGCGGTGCAGACGGTGGATGCTGGTACTTCGCCACCGTGCCCCCGGACCCGACGCTGCCGTCGGGTCGTTTCGATCTGCCGACGCCGCACGGGACCTGCTATTTCGCGGACACGCAGCGCGCCGCCGCCATGGAGCGGGTTGGCGTTTGGACGACGAAGCACAAGCCGGTGCCGCAGGACTTCGTCGACGGACGGGCGATCAGCACCGTCGATCCGGGTGCCCTCCCCGAGCGGGCGGTCAACCTGGGGTCGCCACGCGCCACCGGGTTCGGTGTTACGGGCGAATTGTTCACGATGTCGGACTATCAGGTTCCTCAGGCCTGGGCGCTCGCCGTGTACGGTCTCGGCCACGCAGGAATCCTGTATCCACCGCGATTCACTCCTGGCGGCCGTGCGCTCGCCGTCTTCGGTCGCGCGGGAGTTCCAGCGACGCCGATTGCAGTAGTTCGACAGCTGCCCCTCGCCGATGTCCTGCACCGCAATCACATCCGGATTGCTCGGATTCCGCACTCGACGAGCCTGACGATGGTCAACCCTCCATAAGCGTGGACGGCAATACGAAAGCGCTGCCCGACGCCGGTCGCCCGCCACCTGCGGGCGGTTTTCTGAGCTTGCGCGCGTACTTTGTGCGTACCTGGCCGGTTCGGGCGGGACAACAGAATGGCCCTGACCGGGCGTAACGCCTGGCCAGGGCCACCTTTTCGTAGCGGGGGCAGGATTTGAACCTGCGACCTCTGGGTTATGAGCCCAGCGAGCTACCGAGCTGCTCCACCCCGCGTCGACTCCGAGAAAGTTACACGACGTCCTTCGATCGTTCAAATCGGGGCCGATCGAGCACCGGACGGACGGATCTTCGTCCGAATGGCGAAATCCCGGCGAGCCTGGGCCCGGCGATCGTCGGACGGTGGTCGGATGGGTCGTTGTGAACCAACCGATCCGCGTCACCGTATGGGGCGAGAACTTCCATGAAACATCCGAACGAGACCGGGACGCGATGGCCAAGCGCTACCCGGACGGCATGCACGGCGCCATCGCTGCCGGCCTGGAGAAGGAGCTCGGCGATGCCGTCGAGGTCCGGACTGCGACCCGCGATCAGCCGGAGCACGGCCTCACAGACGAGGTGCTGAACACCACCGACGTCCTCACCTGGTGGGGACATGCCCGGCACGACGAGATCGACGACGCCATCGTCGACAAGGTGCACCAGCGGGTGCTCGGCGGGATGGGCATCCTGATCCTGCACTCGGCGCACTTCTCCAAGATCTTCAAGAAGCTGATGGGCACCAGCTGCTCGCTGTCCTGGCGCAGCGACGACGACGCCGAGTTGGTCTGGACCGTCTCACCCGACCACCCGATCGCCGAGGGCGTACCGAGTCCGATCGTGATCGACCAGCAGGAGATGTACGGCGAATACTTCGACATCCCGCAGCCCGACGAGTTGATCTTCATCTCGTCCTTCAGCGGCGGCGAGGTGTTCCGCTCCGGCTGCACCTGGAAGCGCGGCAAGGGCAAGGTCTTCTACTTCTCGCCCGGTGATCAGGACTTCCCGGTCTACCACCATCCCGACATCCAACGGGTGCTCGCCAACGGTGTCCGTTGGGCCGCGCCTGTGCAGAGCTCGTCGCTCGCCGCACCGGCGGTGCGAAACATGGTTGCGCGCCAGTTCACCGGTGCCAAGATCAACCCCGAGGCGGACAAGAGCGGGGAGGTCTGAGTCGATGAGCAGGAATCTTCGAGCCGGTGTGATCGGGCTCGGCTGGGCCGGGCAGCAACACCTGGACGGCTACCAGCGGGCGGCCGGAGTTGATCTTGTCGGGCTGGCCGGGATGGAGCCCGAGCCGCTGCAGCGGCTGGCCGACGAGTACGGCATCGAGCACCGCTACGCCGACTGGGCCGACCTGGTCAAGGACGCCGACCTCGACGTGGTCAGCGTCTGTACGCCGCCGTCGCTGCACGCGCCGATCACCGTCGCCGCGCTTGAGGCCGGCATCAACGTGCTGAGCGAGAAGCCGATGGCGCTGGACGCGGCCTCGGCCCGGACCATGGTGGACGCGGCCAAGGCGAACGGCAAGATCCTCGACATCTCCTTCAACCATCGCCGCAAGGCCGAGGTCACCGCCGCCAAGGATCTGATCGACAAGGGCCTGCTCGGCGACATCTACTACGCCAAGGCCGGCTGGATGCGGCACAACGGCATCCCCGGCGGCGTCGGCAACTGGTTCAGCCGCAAGGCCACCTCCGGCGGCGGTCCGCTGATGGACATCGGCGTACACATGCTGGACATGGCGCTGCACCTGATGGGCGAGCCGTCGGTGCAGACCGTGACCGCCTCCACGTACGCCGCCTTCGGTCCGCGTGGTCGCGGTCGCGGCCAGTACGGGGCCGGTGCGCACGGTGCCGCCGAGCCGGTCGACTTCGAGGTCGAGGACCTGGCCACCGCGTTCGTCCGGATGGACAACGGCGCCACCCTGCTGCTGGAGAGCAGCTGGGCCCAAGGCGTCGGCCACGACGACATGTACGTGACCTTGTTCGGCACCGAAGGCGGCGCCGAACTGACCTGGAATCCGCCGGCCCCCCAGCTCCGGGCCTGGACCACGATCGACGGCGTCGACGCCTCGCTCAATCCGCAGTTGGGGTTGAGCGGCGGTCACGCCGAGGCGGTCGCCGACTTCGTGGCTGCCGTCCGGGACCACAACCTGGACGGGCATCAGGGCGAGGAGGCGCTGACTCGGTCGCTGATCGTGGACGCCACTTACCACTCGGCGGCCGAGTCGACCGAGATCCGGCTCAGCCCGGCACCACCGCAGCCGGCCGGCCAGGACGCGGTCGTCCGTACCGCCGGTTGAGTCGGCTGACTGATCCGGGGACTGCTGGCTGAGATCCGCATCGGGTGCGCTGCACCGGCTCCGTAGGATGGGGCCGGTGCAGCGCAGCTGAACCGACCGGTCACCGATCGGCCGAGGTACGGATC belongs to Microlunatus elymi and includes:
- a CDS encoding RES family NAD+ phosphorylase; this translates as MARADLAQQLPPARTALNGLPTGTVSRKRGWLREHQFRSGADGGCWYFATVPPDPTLPSGRFDLPTPHGTCYFADTQRAAAMERVGVWTTKHKPVPQDFVDGRAISTVDPGALPERAVNLGSPRATGFGVTGELFTMSDYQVPQAWALAVYGLGHAGILYPPRFTPGGRALAVFGRAGVPATPIAVVRQLPLADVLHRNHIRIARIPHSTSLTMVNPP
- a CDS encoding ABC transporter ATP-binding protein gives rise to the protein MSAAVTGTPASGAAQTAVRFPLASLKQVRREVVRQLGRVHNAKRWFVLAVVLLSLGSYATVLAPQLLGQIVDLVSGEGSGRPMWLIGAELVFVAVAGAVMSAAGYYLVARLSERVIATLRQDMVGTALGLPTHQVEDAGTGDLVSRSTDDVAELSAAVTETLPTLSTSLFSIVVTVIALFTLNWHFLIIPVVVAPVYYLAARIYLARAPKRYAAERAAMAERARRVLEAIRGRATVRAFSMEDRMHVEIGDASWSVVRKGIRARTTMLVLNTWMLAIEFLMLSLALAVGYYLVSADALTVGAVTGAVLMIIRLRGPMNTFMRVLDVVQSGYASLARIVGVVSDPPIPVPDSGVDAPRGRVELRNVSFSYGGGWAVRNVNLTIDPGQTVAIVGASGAGKTTVAALLAGLRVPDEGEVLVDGFPVSQLSDRERIARLATVSQEVHVFSGTLRQDLTLAKPDATDDELHSALDRVHAHSWFDRLPSGLDTVVGARGLQLEPVAAQQLALARILLLDPAIVVMDEATAEAGSAGAGALEDAADEVTHGRSALVVAHRLDQASQADNILVMDGGEVVERGTHDQLLAAGGIYQRLWSAWSAGRRELDADPV
- a CDS encoding Gfo/Idh/MocA family protein — protein: MSRNLRAGVIGLGWAGQQHLDGYQRAAGVDLVGLAGMEPEPLQRLADEYGIEHRYADWADLVKDADLDVVSVCTPPSLHAPITVAALEAGINVLSEKPMALDAASARTMVDAAKANGKILDISFNHRRKAEVTAAKDLIDKGLLGDIYYAKAGWMRHNGIPGGVGNWFSRKATSGGGPLMDIGVHMLDMALHLMGEPSVQTVTASTYAAFGPRGRGRGQYGAGAHGAAEPVDFEVEDLATAFVRMDNGATLLLESSWAQGVGHDDMYVTLFGTEGGAELTWNPPAPQLRAWTTIDGVDASLNPQLGLSGGHAEAVADFVAAVRDHNLDGHQGEEALTRSLIVDATYHSAAESTEIRLSPAPPQPAGQDAVVRTAG
- a CDS encoding ThuA domain-containing protein — translated: MNQPIRVTVWGENFHETSERDRDAMAKRYPDGMHGAIAAGLEKELGDAVEVRTATRDQPEHGLTDEVLNTTDVLTWWGHARHDEIDDAIVDKVHQRVLGGMGILILHSAHFSKIFKKLMGTSCSLSWRSDDDAELVWTVSPDHPIAEGVPSPIVIDQQEMYGEYFDIPQPDELIFISSFSGGEVFRSGCTWKRGKGKVFYFSPGDQDFPVYHHPDIQRVLANGVRWAAPVQSSSLAAPAVRNMVARQFTGAKINPEADKSGEV